In Tenebrio molitor chromosome 8, icTenMoli1.1, whole genome shotgun sequence, a genomic segment contains:
- the LOC138136988 gene encoding uncharacterized protein produces MASRNTPGVGNEYEVLIPAYFALKLNIEESIEDFHIQSNVPDMGNMDDVVIDVTRNKTQVSFAIQLKHKDAKNKHLSPGTFETEKGDFSLKKYCESFKGLSDVSKRRQFILYTNAKFDPKRSAEVKNFTMIQDDCCDENMFFNIFNTSSGGGNVYRFEVNDKTPQDEKINKSDYEIFFSRFRLFVCQKNFKDIELDTIEILNTKDIVPKYLDLFRKWHQDRFTNKVIDKTTVNVHLVDIFLSPFIISNRYFPVGQNEKLKLFEKVIKEFDVTLVNDSFEQFKENLTDDFNPEEGTEEMFKSYKELYKIEPKASADEGIMRLAKEMKIIDKSVTVLKNEIKLKVLQYAFEKPIIVNFNETSKELIYKIMELHQLGSKIKFILVGEKIQSTRLPRFRTFENVSDLQSNNDELYSEVTRTCRLSLQGRKETTLEELIDSCEEICEHVGAKEILQMLKGQFLIGQATESVPPFYINRKISFKVETIDEFLDGKFFENNLAVVKLDGKVRKIQNEILKRNIKVVDVHDYLDTTHISNEPTIISTNEECSKQLLQDVSEKSNNKYVVYLRISEDNDFLVISIEENHIHSLTRPVNILCADPGMGKTTMLKNLKKECDSRFWTIEVDLKTHNEFFKTKHDADELLNHLIEENENSFSKHIKDAFRSKKKVYFFLDGLDEVEKSCVDNVLDSVKELSSKGFHIWISSRKNLKTKLEERFGKVVMDMEEIEEEQQKFYIENRLMKEYNHEQIENIISIIFNNSDIDNNCQILGKVLQLYIITQNFLDDKELHRNVTEQTFLFTKMYDLFFRGRFEHNRNKESKNPPQSWAVVEDTLEIYEHLAVHSVLGDEVFQKLKMNLRRAGRFLNEIKTNKDPLGIATKVNDEGKAVFEHPTYGEYFAARFFSNNFDKARLIREELFSDEHKNLMMILSVKLAEDNPLHLAMIYRNMDQIEKYIDDKNVHDKAGRNPLHLATYFEPRFVDPKSCFIVSIETIEYLTNIDVLEKMVNFNYAECDKLFEWNALEYAFENKSFVSVEMILNRCEYSKEELHHYIKKYINYDNCVLFCLTHGCRKLLSAILENSETVKNYFKINHFTIIDHTIKNCYFQEDDTLCFVIDTLQNKYNFNLDFMNEREETVLHLAAKYGKTYAVQMLLGKWPNQYRETKYQKTPLDLALENGHEQTANLLMNYSEMISNVLFSRNAKTPRLLTRNGISHEDVKNNNKFRLHLAAYSGNMKKVKLLIDEGEIVNAATNNRETPLHIAAFKGNVDTAELLIEKGASVNALTTDNETPLHRAAQWENSKTAELLIEKGASVNALTTDNETPLHRAAQWENSKTAELLIEKGASVNALTTDDETPLHWAAQRENSKTAELLIEKGASINALTTDNETPLHRAAQSKNSKIAELLIEKGASVNALTTDDETPLHWAAQLENSKTAELLIEKGASVNALTTINETPLHWAAQLENSKTAELLIEKGASVNALTTINETPLHWAAQLENSKTAELLIEKGASVNALTTDNETPLHRALQRENSKTAELLIEKGASVNALTTDNETPLHRALQRENSKTAELLIEKGASVNALTTDNETPLHWAAQLENSKTAELLIEKGASVNALTTINETPLHWAAKLENSKTAELLIEKGASVNALTTDNETPLHRAAQLENSKTAELLIEKGASVNALTTDNETPLHRALQRENSKTAELLIEKGASVNALTTDNETPLHRAAQIENSKTAELLIEKGASVNALTTDNETPLHWAAQLENSKMAELLIEKGASVNASTTDNKTPLHWAAQIENSKTAELLIEKGASVNALTTDNETPLHWAAQLENSKMAELLIEKGASVNASTTDNKTPLHWAAQIENSKTAELLIEKGASVNAFTTDNETPLHWAAQIENSKTSELLIEKGASVNALTTDNETPLHWAAQLENSKTAELLIEKGASFNALTTDNETPLHRAAQCGNTKTAELLIEKGASVNALTTDNETPLHRAAQLENSKTAELLIEKGASVNALTTDNETPLHRALQRENSKTAELLIEKGASVNALTTDNETPLHWAAQLENSKMAELLIEKGASVNAFTTDNETPLHWAAQIENSKTAELLIEKGASVNALTTDNKTPLHWAAQIENSKTAELLIENEASVNAFTTNNETPLHWAAQIENSKTSELLIEKGASVNALTTDNETPLHWAAQLENSKMAELLIEKGASVNASTTDNKTPLHWAAQIENSKTAELLIEKGASVNALTTDNETPLHWAAQLENSKMAELLIEKGASVNASTTDNKTPLHWAAQIENSKTAELLVEKGASVNAFTTDNETPLHWAAQCGNTKTAELLIEKGASQNY; encoded by the exons atgGCATCTCGG AATACACCTGGTGTCGGAAACGAATACGAAGTACTCATTCCTGCATACTTCGCATTAAAACTCAACATAGAAGAAAGTATTGAAGATTTCCACATTCAAAGTAACGTCCCGGATATGGGAAACATGGACGACGTCGTAATTGACGTTACAAGAAACAAAACACAAGTTTCTTTTGCGATACAACTGAAACATAAGGATGCCAAAAACAAGCATTTGTCACCTGGAACTTTCGAAACGGAAAAGGGCGATTTCAGTTTGAAGAAATATTGTGAATCATTTAAAGGTTTGAGCGACGTGAGCAAACGACGTCAATTTATTCTCTACACGAACGCCAAATTCGACCCCAAACGGTCAGCAGAAGTGAAGAATTTTACGATGATCCAAGACGACTGTTGCgatgaaaatatgttttttaatatttttaatacgaGTTCCGGTGGAGGGAACGTGTACAGATTTGAAGTCAACGATAAAACTCCTCAAGatgagaaaataaacaaatcagactacgaaatatttttttcacgatttAGACTTTTCGTTTgtcagaaaaattttaaagatattGAACTAGACACGATCGAGATATTGAATACCAAAGATATAGTTCCGAAATATCTGGATTTGTTCAGAAAATGGCATCAAGATAGATTCACAAATAAGGTTATTGATAAAACAACGGTGAATGTTCATCTTGTCGACATTTTTCTGTCACCATTCATTATATCAAATCGTTATTTCCCCGTTGGCCAAAAtgagaaattaaaattgtttgaaaaagTAATTAAAGAATTCGACGTGACTTTGGTAAATGATTCTTTCGAACAATTTAAGGAAAATTTAACAGATGATTTTAATCCGGAGGAAGGAACTGAGGAAATGTTTAAGAGCTATAAAGAACTGTACAAAATTGAACCCAAGGCATCAGCTGATGAAGGCATAATGCGTCTAGccaaagaaatgaaaataatcgACAAATctgtaacagtattaaaaaatgaaattaaactgAAGGTATTGCAGTATGCTTTCGAAAAACCAATCATCGTCAATTTCAATGAAACTTCAAAAGAgttgatttacaaaataatggaACTACATCAACTAggaagcaaaataaaatttatcttggtgggtgaaaaaattcaatcgACTAGACTGCCAAGATTTCGAACTTTCGAAAATGTGAGCGACTTACAGAGCAACAACGATGAATTGTACAGCGAGGTCACTCGGACATGTCGCCTGTCATTGCAGGGCAGGAAAGAGACGACACTAGAAGAACTGATCGATTCGTGTGAAGAAATTTGTGAACACGTCGGAGCAAAAGAAATACTTCAAATGTTAAAgggacaatttttaattggacAAGCAACAGAGAGTGTACCACCATTTTATATAAACAGAAAAATTTCTTTCAAAGTTGAAACAATCGATGAATTTCTAGATggtaaattttttgagaaCAATTTAGCCGTTGTCAAATTGGACGGAAAAGTGAGAAAGATACAAAATGAAATTCttaagcgcaacattaaagtCGTCGATGTTCATGATTATTTGGACACGACACACATTTCAAATGAACCAACGATCATATCGACGAATGAAGAATGTTCGAAGCAATTACTCCAAGATGTTTCAGaaaaaagtaacaataaaTATGTGGTCTATCTAAGAATTTCCGAAGACAACGACTTTCTAGTCATATCAATAGAAGAAAATCATATTCATAGTTTAACCAGAccagtaaatattttatgtgcCGATCCCGGTATGGGCAAGACGACGATGTTGAAGAACTTGAAAAAGGAATGCGATTCCAGGTTTTGGACAATCGAAGTCGACCTCAAAACACATAATGAATTCTTTAAGACAAAACACGACGCCGATGAACTTTTAAACCATTTGATCGAAGAAAACGAAAATAGTTTTTCGAAGCACATTAAAGACGCTTTTCggtcgaagaaaaaagtatatttCTTTTTAGACGGTCTCGACGAAGTTGAAAAGAGTTGCGTCGACAACGTTTTGGATTCCGTCAAAGAACTGTCGTCTAAGGGATTTCACATTTGGATTTCTtctcgaaaaaatttaaaaacgaaattgGAAGAGCGTTTCGGCAAAGTAGTGATGGACATGGAGGAAATTGAGGAAGAGCAACAGAAATTCTACATAGAGAATCGCTTGATGAAAGAATATAACCACGAACAAATAGAAAACATTATTagtataatttttaacaactctGACATCGAcaacaattgtcaaattttgggtAAAGTTCTTCAGCTTTACATCATAACGCAAAACTTCCTCGACGACAAAGAACTACATCGAAACGTGACCGAACAGACATttcttttcacaaaaatgtatgatTTGTTTTTTCGTGGAAGATTCGAACATAATCGAAATAAAGAGTCGAAAAATCCACCTCAATCCTGGGCAGTTGTGGAAGATACTTTAGAAATATACGAACACCTAGCTGTGCATTCTGTGTTGGGTGatgaagtttttcaaaaactaaaaatgaaTCTGAGACGAGCGGgacgttttttaaatgaaattaaaacgaaCAAGGACCCTTTGGGAATCGCAACGAAGGTAAACGACGAAGGAAAAGCAGTCTTCGAACATCCAACCTATGGGGAATATTTTGCTGCCCGCTTTTTCTCAAACAACTTCGACAAAGCTCGTCTCATCAGAGAAGAATTGTTTTCCGACGAACACAAGAACTTGATGATGATTTTAAGTGTCAAACTTGCCGAAGATAATCCTCTACATTTGGCCATGATTTATCGAAATATGGATCAAATTGAGAAATATATTGATGACAAAAACGTTCACGACAAAGCTGGCCGCAATCCGCTGCATCTAGCGACGTACTTTGAACCAAGATTTGTAGATCCGAAGTCATGTTTTATTGTCTCTATAGAAACCATAGAGTATTTGACAAACATAGATGTTTTAGAAAAGATGGTGAATTTTAACTACGCCGAGTGCGACAAATTGTTCGAATGGAATGCCTTGGAATATgctttcgaaaataaaagttttgtttCTGTAGAAATGATCCTAAATAGATGCGAATATTCAAAGGAGGAATTACATCActatatcaaaaaatatatcaattaTGACAACTGTGTGCTTTTCTGCTTAACACATGGATGTAGAAAGTTGTTGTCAGCAATACTCGAAAACAGCGAAAcagtcaaaaattattttaaaataaaccatTTCACCATCATTGATCACAcaataaaaaactgttacttCCAAGAAGACGACACGTTATGCTTTGTAATTGATactcttcaaaataaatacaattttaatctGGACTTCATGAATGAACGTGAAGAAACAGTTCTACACTTAGCTGCAAAGTACGGAAAAACCTATGCGGTCCAAATGTTACTCGGAAAATGGCCAAATCAATATCGTGAAACAAAGTATCAGAAAACTCCATTAGATTTAGCTCTTGAAAATGGTCATGAACAAACTGCCAATTTACTGATGAACTACTCTGAAATGATCTCAAATGTTCTTTTCAGTAGAAATGCGAAGACACCCAGACTTTTAACCCGAAACGGAATATCTCATGAAGacgttaaaaataataacaaatttcgGTTACATTTGGCTGCTTACAGTGGGAatatgaaaaaagtaaaattattaatagacGAGGGAGAAATTGTCAATGCCGCCACAAATAATCGTGAAACTCCGTTGCACATTGCTGCTTTTAAAGGGAATGTCGATACAGCCGAATTATTAATCGAGAAGGgtgcatctgttaacgcccttACAACTGACAATGAAACTCCGCTGCACAGGGCTGCACAATGGGAAAACTCAAAAACcgcagaattactaatcgagaaaggagcatctgttaacgcccttACAACTGACAATGAAACTCCGTTGCACCGGGCTGCACAAtgggaaaattcaaaaaccgcagaattactaatcgagaaaggagcatctgttaacgcacTTACAACTGATGATGAAACTCCGCTCCACTGGGCTGCTCAAcgtgaaaattcaaaaacagcagaattattaatcgagaaaggagcatctatTAACGCCCTTACAACTGACAATGAAACTCCGCTTCACCGGGCTGCTCaaagtaaaaattcaaaaatagcagaattactaatcgagaaaggagcatctgttaacgcacTTACAACTGATGATGAAACTCCGCTGCATTGGGCTGCTCaacttgaaaattcaaaaacagcagaattactaatcgagaaaggagcatctgttaacgcccttACAACTATTAATGAAACTCCGCTGCATTGGGCTGCTCaacttgaaaattcaaaaacagcagaattactaatcgagaaaggagcatctgttaacgcccttACAACTATTAATGAAACTCCGCTGCATTGGGCTGCTCaacttgaaaattcaaaaacagcagaattactaatcgagaaaggagcatctgttaacgcccttACAACTGACAATGAAACTCCGCTACACCGGGCTCTTCAACGTGAAAATTCgaaaacagcagaattactaatcgagaaaggagcatctgttaacgcccttACAACTGACAATGAAACTCCGCTACACCGGGCTCTTCAAcgtgaaaattcaaaaacagcagaattactaatcgagaaaggagcatctgttaacgcccttACAACTGATAATGAAACTCCGCTGCATTGGGCTGCTCaacttgaaaattcaaaaacagcagaattactaatcgagaaaggagcatctgttaacgcccttACAACTATTAATGAAACTCCGCTGCATTGGGCTGCTAaacttgaaaattcaaaaacagcagaattactaatcgagaaaggagcatctgttaacgcccttACAACTGATAATGAAACTCCGCTGCATCGGGCTGCTCaacttgaaaattcaaaaacagcagaaCTACTAATCGaaaaaggagcatctgttaacgcccttACAACTGACAATGAAACTCCGCTACACCGGGCTCTTCAAcgtgaaaattcaaaaacagcagaattactaatcgagaaaggagcatctgttaacgcccttACAACTGATAATGAAACTCCGCTGCATCGGGCTgctcaaattgaaaattcaaaaacagcagaattactaatcgagaaaggagcatctgttaacgcccttACAACTGATAATGAAACTCCGCTGCATTGGGCTGCTCaacttgaaaattcaaaaatggcagaattactaatcgagaaaggagcatctgttaacgcctcTACAACTGATAATAAAACTCCGCTGCATTGGGCTgctcaaattgaaaattcaaaaacagcagaattactaatcgagaaaggagcatctgttaacgcccttACAACTGATAATGAAACTCCGCTGCATTGGGCTGCTCaacttgaaaattcaaaaatggcagaattactaatcgagaaaggagcatctgttaacgcctcTACAACTGATAATAAAACTCCGCTGCATTGGGCTgctcaaattgaaaattcaaaaacagcagaattactaatcgagaaaggagcatctgttaacgccttTACAACTGATAATGAAACTCCGCTGCATTGGGCTgctcaaattgaaaattcaaaaacatctgaattactaatcgagaaaggagcatctgttaacgcccttACAACTGATAATGAAACTCCGCTGCATTGGGCTGCTCaacttgaaaattcaaaaacagcagaattactaatcgagaaaggagcatctttTAACGCCCTTACAACTGATAATGAAACTCCGCTGCATCGGGCTGCTCAATGTGGAAATacaaaaacagcagaattactaatcgagaaaggagcatctgttaacgcccttACAACTGATAATGAAACTCCGCTGCATCGGGCTGCTCaacttgaaaattcaaaaacagcagaaCTACTAATCGaaaaaggagcatctgttaacgcccttACAACTGACAATGAAACTCCGCTACACCGGGCTCTTCAAcgtgaaaattcaaaaacagcagaattactaatcgagaaaggagcatctgttaacgcccttACAACTGATAATGAAACTCCGCTGCATTGGGCTGCTCaacttgaaaattcaaaaatggcagaattactaatcgagaaaggagcatctgttaacgccttTACCACTGATAATGAAACTCCGCTGCATTGGGCTgctcaaattgaaaattcaaaaacagcagaattactaatcgagaaaggagcatctgttaacgcccttACAACTGATAATAAAACTCCGCTGCATTGGGCTgctcaaattgaaaattcaaaaacagcagaattactaatcgagaacgaagcatctgttaacgccttTACAACTAATAATGAAACTCCGCTGCATTGGGCTgctcaaattgaaaattcaaaaacatctgaattactaatcgagaaaggagcatctgttaacgcccttACAACTGATAATGAAACTCCGCTGCATTGGGCTGCTCaacttgaaaattcaaaaatggcagaattactaatcgagaaaggagcatctgttaacgcctcTACAACTGATAATAAAACTCCGCTGCATTGGGCTgctcaaattgaaaattcaaaaacagcagaattactaatcgagaaaggagcatctgttaacgcccttACAACTGATAATGAAACTCCGCTGCATTGGGCTGCTCaacttgaaaattcaaaaatggcagaattactaatcgagaaaggagcatctgttaacgcctcTACAACTGATAATAAAACTCCGCTGCATTGGGCTgctcaaattgaaaattcaaaaacagcagaattactagtcgagaaaggagcatctgttaacgccttTACAACTGATAATGAAACTCCGCTGCATTGGGCTGCTCAATGTGGAAATacaaaaacagcagaattactaatcgagaaaggagcatct cagaaCTACTAA